CAAGGCATACCCTTTTTTCTTGGTGCCAACTGTCAGTAGAGCAATATTATGAAACCTCATATCCCCATTCTACCTCATTACAAAACCCAGGAAATCCTTATACGGGCAGCAGCACAAAAAACGCTACCCTATGTGAAAGCCCCACACCTCTTGTTTCTGGACGAGCATAATGTCTTGATCGCCTACAAACGCGGCACCCGGCACAACACAGAACCAGCGGCTGACTGGGAGATGTTTCGCTACAATCCCACCACGGGGACAATTTCGGATCGGAAAATTGTCGCACATCTGGATGGATTCACGATCCAGAACGGAGAATTTGTCCGATTCGCCAATGGCGATATTAGCCTGTATGTGGATCCGCATTTTCCAAATTCAAAAGACAAATTCGGACTACTTGCATATCGGTCTTCGGATAACGGCGTGCATTTTGAAGGCGGGGAAAAACTCGGTTCCATCAACGGCACGGAATATGTCTATGCGTTTGAATCTCTAACAGAAGGCGAAACGACATGGATGCTCTTGACGCCCTATCGGCATTATCGAAATAACAGTCCCAATGTGGATGTGATTCGATCCGATGACAATGGAAAAAGTTGGCAGTTTGTGGCAAACCTCACAAAAGCCTTTGGAAACGCACCCATCAACGAAACATCCTTCCTGCGATATGAAGACGGATACATCTTCAACACACGGGGTCTGGACGGCATCCAGCGAATGCATTTTACCGATGAATCGTTCCGCACAATCAGAGAAGTGAACCTGACGGAAACCTACAAATTCATACGCGCCCAGATAGGCAGACCGCGACTTTTCAAGCGAGATGGCGGCTACTACTTTATCGGTAGAAATTACATGGAATCGATACGCGGCATGAAATTGTGTCTATTCAAATTTGATCCCGAATCACTCGACATCCTCACCTATGCCATATTGGACAATTACGAAGGCGCGGTTGTACCCGACGGGTATTATGCGATGCCTTATTTCACGACACGCGCCCAAAAAGTACATTTCAATGTCATAACCTATAAATCTCTCCACCACCGCGAATCGCCCCCGGATCTCATCCGCCTGGAATTCAAATGGAATGAATTGCGTTGAAGCAACAGAGGCCCAAAACCGCTTTCTTTCTTGACAGAAAGCAGGCCACCGATATATTCCTGACTTAGTAAATCAAGAATATCATAATAATTAGGAGGTTTACCCAAATGTCCGACACACCCTTGATTGCACCCCACGGTGGTCTATCCGAACCGGTCAATCGCATGGTAGCAGATGTTGAAACATTTTTATCCAGAACAAATGGGCTGACGCGCGTCCCGGTCAGCGATGCAGACCTATCCTCGGTCTATCGTTTTGGCGACGGCGGATTGAGTCCACTAACAGGACCAATGGATGCACAAACATATCATCGGGTACTCGACGAATCCGTCATCGAAGTGAATGGTAAGCGCTATGCATGGACGATCCCAATCTCACTACCCGTGAGTCCCGACCTCGCCAAAACCCTTTCGATTGGGCAGAAAGTCGCATTGGAAAATACATCTGGCGAAATTGTGGCAATGCTGGACATCAGCGACATCTTTGAATGGGACAAAACCAAATATCTCCAGCGCGTATATTTAACGGACCGCACAGACCATCCAGGTGCCGATATGGTCCTGAATGGCGATGCCGACAAAACCCATCTCATAGGCGGTGAAATTCAGGTACTACCCCAACCCAAAAATCCACATTTCGGACAATACGTACTCAGCCCGCGAGAAGTCAGACCCCTCCTGACACAAAAAGGCTGGAACCGCGTTGTGGCATTTCAAACGCGCAATGCCCTGCATCGGGCACACGAATACGCGCTGGTATATGGTTTGGAAACCCTCCTGCACCAGGGACACAACGCAGGCGCATGCTTAAATCCCCTCGTAGGAGAAACCAAATCGGACGATGTGCGCGCAGAAATTCGCATGCAAACTTACGAAGCCCTCATCGCATCTCGGGGACTGGGCGAAGGGGATAGCGACGTAGCTCTATGGCAAAAACGCGGTGAATCTGTACCCGACAGAGTGATCTTGCTCGGGCTGGACATCAAAATGTTTTACGCCGGACCCAAAGAAGCCGTCATGCACGCCATTTACCGTCAGAACTTTGGATTCACCGACATCATCATCGGCCGCAAACACGCCGATGCCCCCTATCACGACGGCAGCGCGATCTGGGGAGACTTCGATGCACAGGAAATTTTTGATCACCTGAATGGCGACCTCCAAATTCAGCCCGTAAACGTGGGATTTGCAGCGTATTACGAATCACTTGGACGCGTGGATTTAATGGAACATCACTCCGAAGAACAACCGGTCTTTATTTCAGGCTCTCAAGTGCGCGACACACTCAGCGCCGGAGAACAAGTCGATCCCCGAATCATGCGCCCGAGCACATCGGAAATATTGAGCAAAGCCATGTCGGCAACCGCATAAAAAAACGAGGCAGAACACCATGACTGACCGCCCCAACATCCTGGTAATCATGACCGACCAACAGCGCGCCACGGCCAGCCATCTCTACGGCAACACCTTTTGCCAAACCCCGTCGAT
The genomic region above belongs to Gemmatimonadota bacterium and contains:
- a CDS encoding sialidase family protein, translating into MKPHIPILPHYKTQEILIRAAAQKTLPYVKAPHLLFLDEHNVLIAYKRGTRHNTEPAADWEMFRYNPTTGTISDRKIVAHLDGFTIQNGEFVRFANGDISLYVDPHFPNSKDKFGLLAYRSSDNGVHFEGGEKLGSINGTEYVYAFESLTEGETTWMLLTPYRHYRNNSPNVDVIRSDDNGKSWQFVANLTKAFGNAPINETSFLRYEDGYIFNTRGLDGIQRMHFTDESFRTIREVNLTETYKFIRAQIGRPRLFKRDGGYYFIGRNYMESIRGMKLCLFKFDPESLDILTYAILDNYEGAVVPDGYYAMPYFTTRAQKVHFNVITYKSLHHRESPPDLIRLEFKWNELR
- a CDS encoding sulfate adenylyltransferase, producing the protein MSDTPLIAPHGGLSEPVNRMVADVETFLSRTNGLTRVPVSDADLSSVYRFGDGGLSPLTGPMDAQTYHRVLDESVIEVNGKRYAWTIPISLPVSPDLAKTLSIGQKVALENTSGEIVAMLDISDIFEWDKTKYLQRVYLTDRTDHPGADMVLNGDADKTHLIGGEIQVLPQPKNPHFGQYVLSPREVRPLLTQKGWNRVVAFQTRNALHRAHEYALVYGLETLLHQGHNAGACLNPLVGETKSDDVRAEIRMQTYEALIASRGLGEGDSDVALWQKRGESVPDRVILLGLDIKMFYAGPKEAVMHAIYRQNFGFTDIIIGRKHADAPYHDGSAIWGDFDAQEIFDHLNGDLQIQPVNVGFAAYYESLGRVDLMEHHSEEQPVFISGSQVRDTLSAGEQVDPRIMRPSTSEILSKAMSATA